Within Microbacterium proteolyticum, the genomic segment CATCAGTTGGTGGGGTGGTCGACGACGAGGCGCGCGAGCAGGCGCGCACCGTAGCCCGTGGCGCCCTTCGACCGCCACGAATCGTCTACGTCGGACTGCATCGTGCCGGCGATGTCGGAGTCGAGCTGCTTGCGGTACTTCTTCTCCAACGGCAGCTGCCACGCCGGCTCGTCCGCGGCCGCGGCCAGCACCTTGTCGACCCGCGGCTGGTCGTTACCCCGCGTGGCCGCCGTCGAGGGCCCCAGCGCCATGAGCGCCGCTCCCGTGAGCGTGGCGATGTCGATGATCGCGGTCGGCTTCTGCTCCGCCGCGAGCACAAGAGCGTCGGACATCACCAGACGCCCCTCGGCGTCGGTGTTCTTCACCTTCACCGTGGCGGCTCCGCCCATGTCCATCTTCATCAGCAGGTGCATGGCGTCGGTGGGCGTGGGGAAGTCGTCGGGAATCAGACGGGGCAGCCCCGACGCGGCTTCCACCGGCGTGGAACGCTGAGTGGAATTCGTTGCCATGGTGCCCCCTCGTGCCGATTCCGGCCCTCACAAATTAGGCCCGTCCTGCGGGGCGCGAGACGTCCTGGCGTCTTTCGCAGTATGAAATGTCGCGGATCACCGATCGTCAGGGCCCCCGCCATACTGTGTGTATGACGGGGGGCCCTGAATCGCAGGCATCGTCGCTCTTCTTCACCCCCCGCCGTCCGGTTTCCGCGAAGCTCAAGGGCCGCGAGGCCTTGGAAGCGATGAAGTGGCATTCCGCCATCACGGCCGAACCGGCGACATTTCGTCTGACGATGGATCTCGTCGTCTTCGACAGCGTCGCGATCGTTCGAACCGGCATCACGCCGTCCACCGCCGCGCGCACGGCGGAACACGTGGCATCGCTGCGCGTCGGCAGCACGTTCTACTTCCTCGTCTCGGGCAGCATCACGGTCGTCCAGGCGGGCCATCGGTACGTGATGACGCCCGGAGCCGTCGCGGTCGTCTCGGGGCACCTGCCCTTCGAGGTGATCGTGTCCTCCCCTTCCCAGATCATCACCGTGCTCCTCAAACGCGGCGCGCTGGAGGGGCGAGGGGTTCCCCCGCCCGAGACGGATGTGCGCATCTTCTCCCCCTCGTCCTACGTCGCATTGGTGAGCGTGTTCGTCACGGCGATGACAGGAGATCTGCCGGTCCCGATGACGCCCCGCGGCGTCTCGACGCAGCAGGCGCTCCTTCACCTTCTGACCGGACTGCTGCTGGACAATCTCGACGATCCGCCCCAGCCCGACCGGCGGGAAGCGCGGGTCGCGCACGTCCTCGCCTTCATCGAGGCGAATTACTCGAACGCCGACCTGAGCACGGCCGACGTCGCCGTCGCCGTCGGAGTATCCGTGCGGCACCTGCAGCGGATCCTGACCGAAGCCGATACATCGGTCTCTCTCGAACTGCGCCGCGCGCGGCTGCGATGGGCGTCGGTCTACCTCCTGCGGCGAGACCGCCAGAAGCTTCCGATCGAACAAATCGCTCGTCTCACCGGCTTCGGAAACGTCGAACGGCTGCGCCGCGCCTTCGTGCACGACCTCGGCACCACCCCCGCCGACTTCCGTATCAGGGGTGGCGATGATCGCAACCCCGGACTAGCCCGATAGGAGGGACCGACAGCCCCCGCCCCGAACTCCGGAGTTTTCGACGTTGCGAGCTTCTCAGCGCGCTGGAATGCCCGCCAGAGGCCCGAGTCTCAGGAGTCCGGCCCGCGGAATCTCAGCCGCTCTTGCGGCGGAACTCGCGCTTCGTCACGGCTCCGTGGGTGCCCTGCACGGCCGAGTGACCGTCCAGGTGAGCCTGACCCGACCGCTGCTGCCCGTTCTTCTTCGCCAGGGCTTCCTTGAACTTGCGCTTCATGTCGTCGGATGCCGTGGCATCCGGGGTCTCGTCAGTACTCATGCCCCCACCCTAGGCACGTCCGGGCCGCCGCGCGCGGTGCGGACGCCGACGCGCGCTCATCGCGTCGGAGCGGGCTGTCCGTCCTCGGCCGCGTGATGACCGTTCGCGGCGTCCCCCACGGACGCGACGCCGCGACCGAACGCCTGTCCCTGCAGGATGGCGCCCAGGTCGACGCCGGTCGCCGACTTGACGCTGCTGAACGTGGCCGCGAGACCCGCCGCCTGCTCGCGGGCGATGTGGGTGCCGGCCGTGTCGCCGCCGACGAGCGTGACGCTGCCCACGTTCTGGTAGCCCTTGGCGAACTCGGCCATGAGGGCGGGGAGCTGACCGATGAGCTCGCGCCCCAGGATGGCCTCCTGGTTCTCGCGCAGAGCTTCGGCTTCGGCCTTGATCGCCGCGGCGCTGGCTTCACCCTTCGCGCGGATCGCTTCGGCCTCGGCGACGGCCTTCGCGCGCAGGGCCTCCGCCTCCGCCCCGGACTGGGCACGCAACGCTTCCGCTTCGGCCTCGGCGCGTGCGCGCACGGCGGCGGCTTCCGCGGCGGCGGACGCCTGCCGCGCCTCGGCCTGACGCTGGACGGCGTAGGCCTCGGCATCCGATTCCTGCTGTGCGACCTGACGGTCGGTCTCGGCCTTCTTCTGGCGCGCGTACGACTCGGCATCCGCCTCGGTCTGCTTGCGGTACTTCTCGGCATCCGCGACGCGCTTGACGTCGGCGTCGAGTTCGGCCTGGCGGTTCTCGGCGCGCTGCACGAGGACCGCCTGCTCGCGTTCTGCGCGGGCGAGGTTCTCGGCCTGCTCGGCCTCGGCGTTGGCGCGTCCGATCTGGGACTTCGACGCCGCGGTGTTCTTGTCGAACGCCGTCTGCTCGACGAGGTTCGCCTCCTCGGTGGCGAGCTGGCGGGCCTTCACCTCGCGGGCGGCCTCGATGCGCGCGACCTCGGCCTCGCGCTTCACGCGCTCGACCTCCTGCGCGCCGAGAGCGTCGATGTACCCGTTGCGGTCGGTGACGCCCTGGATGGCGAAGGAGTCCAGCACCAGGCCTTGCGCGAGCAGGTCGCCCTTGATGCCCTCCGCAATCTCGTCACCGAGCTTCTGGCGGTCCTGCATGACCTCTTCGACGTTGAGCTTGGCCACGACCCCGCGCAGCGCTCCCTCGAGCTGCTCGGTGGTGAAGACGTCGATCGCCTGGTCTTGCGAGGCGAACCGCTCGGCGGCCGCGCGCACCTGATCGGGCAGCGACCCGATCTTCACGAGCGCGACCCCGGCGAGATGGATCGTCACGCCGTTCTTGGTCTGGGCGACGGGCTCCATCTTGATCTGCCGCGAGCGCAACGAGATCCGATCGGACCGCTGCGTCAGCTTGTTGACGAAAGCACCGCCGCCGGTGATCACCGTCATGTTCGAGGTGAGGCCGTCGGCGCCCCGCTGCTTCTTTCCGACGATGACGATCGCCTCGTCGGCCTGCGGCACCTGATACCAGGCGCGGAAGATGAAGAAGCCGATCACGAGGACCGCCAGAATCACCCCGATGAGGACGACCAGACCGGCGATCCCCAAAATGTCGCTTTCCACCACAGCCCCCAAGCACCGGTTTCGCGGGCCTCCATCGAGCCCCCTGCGAACACGTTATCGGGCGGGAGGGCGTCGCCGCGCGGGCGGCGAGGCGAAGCCCGCGTCAGACGTGCCGGACCCGCTGCTGCAACCGGGTGCGGATGTCGAACAGCTCGGTGCCGCCGACCTCGCGCGCCCCCGGGATGCCGCGGCGGAGCAGCGTCGTGAGGGCGCTGCGCTGCACCAGCACGACCGGGGTTCCGCGGACCTTGCCGAGGTCGGTGACCGCGTCGAGGATCGCGTCGTCGGGCAGCACCACCATCGCGCCGCTGAAGCGCACCCCCGCGGCGCGCGCGATCACGCGCGCCCGCGAGACCAGCTGGGTGACCGGGGAGCCGATGACGTTCGGACCGCTGATCTCGCCGCGGCGGACGCCCACCGGACCGCCGAAGTCCTCGCTGAGCATCGCGTACAGGCCGCTGGGCCCGAGCACGAGGTGGTCGATCTTCTGCTCGGGGTCGACTCCGTCGCGGTCGGCGAACACGTCGTGCCACACGGTGTACCCCATGCCGAGGTCGGCGACCAGGCGCGCGGTCTCCTCCTCGGCGAGCGCGTCGGCGAGGATGTGCCGGATCTCCGGCGGCGCCGACCGCACCAGCGCGGGGTCGTACGGATCGCCGACGTCGACGCCGCGCCCCACCCACTCGCGGATCAGCGACAGGTAGCGCTCGCGCCGCCACCCGCCGGGCTGGCCGTACGCGCGGGCGCGGGGGCGGGTGTCAGGACGGGGAGGAGCGGATGCCGCCGCCCCGCCGCCCCACTCGGCCGACGCGTGTCCGCGACCGCGGTCGTAGGCGGCCCGCGCCTCGGGCGTACCGACGAGCTCCCACGCGCGCTGCACCTGGACGAAGAGGGCGGCGTCACCGCCGGTGTCGGGGTGCGTCTCGCGCAGTCGGACGCGGTACGCACGGCGGAGGCCTTCGTCGTCGACGTCGACATCGACGCGGAGCACCTCGTAGGCCGAAACCGACATGGGGCTGTCGAACACGTCCGTCATCCGTTCCGCCGCTCGGGTGCGGCACCTTTCAGGCTATCCGCCGCCGTCTGTGCAACCCCCGGGATCCGCCCGAGGTTTCGCTGACGGCGCCAAGGCTCCCGCGTCAGCGGCGCTCGTTGCGGCGGGCATAGGCGGCGGCATCCCGGCTCGAGAGGGCGAGGAGCACCAGGATGTCGAGGCTGACCGTGACGAGGGTCGTGCCGACCGTGATCTCCTGCCCCAGCTCCCACCACCCGGCGAACGCCGTGGCGATCGACATCGTCGACACGATCATGACGATCACACGGGCGACATTGCTTCCGCGCAGGAGCAGGATGCCGAAGACCGCCTGGACGAGGGTGATGGCCCCCAGGACGCCGAAGAAGATCCCGGCGTCGAGGCCGAGGTCGGAGAGGGTCAGGGTCGACTCTTCGCCGGAGCCGTCCGCCGCGCCGGCCACCGCCTGCAGCCACGGCGGCAGGGGGAAGACGACCGTGAGGGTCCAGACGATGCCCGCGACCGCGCGGAGGAGCACGAGGACCCCACCGGCGACGGTCGCGGCCGGACGGCGCATCGCGGAGTCTCGGACGACCGGCGCGGCGATCGGTTCGAACGCCGCCCTCTTGCGGGGATGCCTCTCGCTCACGACCGGCCCTCCGCCCGGGCGCCGGCCGTCGTGGCATCCGGGACCCCGCGCACGTCGAGGATCGGCAGGTCGCCGTCGGTGGTGATGCTGTCGCCCCCGCCGTTGCGCGCGTGGTAGCCGGTCGAGAAGTCGCGGATGACGTCGACCGCGACACCGGGCAGATTCTGCACGGTCGCGACGATGTGGTCGCGCTCGATGTCGGTGTCGGCGTCGATGCGGTGCGTGACCTGGAGCGTGAACAGCGAGAGTCCGACGGCGCGGTCGAACGTGCCCGCGGCGAGCCAATCGACCCGTCGCCCGCCGGGGAGCAGCCACCCGTCGGGGCAGCGCCAGAGTCGCACGTGGTGGCGCTGGGCCGGAGACCCCGCGACCTCCTGCTGGTAGGCGAGGTCCTGCATCCGGCCGAACAGGAACAGGGGGCTGACCGGCGCGGTCGGGTAGCTGCGACGGCGCAGGGTCGACGTGACGATGCGCCACGACGAGCCGAGGCCGACGGGATCGGCGGGGATCCACCCGGCCGCGGCCATCACGGCCTCGACCTGCGCACGCTCGCCCTGGAAGGCGAGGTTCACCGGGTCGCCGAGCAGTCCGTCGGACGTGCGGGTGCGTCCCATGAAGTAGTCGGGCACGTAGACGGCGGTCAGGATGCGATGCAGCCGCGGAAGCACGAGGTAGGCGAGGAGCCCCCAGAAGAAGATCGCCATGACGATCCCCGCCCAGCCGAGAGTGAACGTCTGGGTGAAGCTCAGGTACGCGAGCCACACGGCGGCGAGTCCAGCGAAGACGAAGAAGAACCCGTCGAGCAATCGCCCGAACGACCAGCGCCTCCGCCCGCCCATGCCGCCGCTACCAGAGAGCCGGTTCGGGCTGGTGGGCGAACGCCTCGGCGACGCGGCCCGGGGGCAGCTCGAACCGATGCGCGGGCGACCAGGACGGCGACCGGTCCTTGTCGACCAACTGCGCGCGGATCCCCTCGGCCAGGTCGGGCTGCGTCGTGGCGAACCACATCACCAGCCCGTACTCCTGCGCGAGGGCGGCGTGCAGCGACGGCAGCGCACGCGCCCGTCGGACGGCCTCGAGCGTCACGGACACCGCCGTCGGGGCCGAGGACTCGAGCAGGTCGGCGGTCGCGTGCGCCTCCGGTTCCCAGCGCTGGCGGAGCCGGTGCAGGATGCCGTCGAGATCGTCGGCCGAGAAGGCGTCGTCGATCCACGGACGCCAGGTCTCGAGGTTCGATCGCTCGGGGCTCTCGTCGAACAGCAGCACCAGTTCCGTGGGGCTCGAGGGGTCGGCGCGGTACTCCAGCGCCTCGTGGAGCGCCGAGAGGTGGGCGACGGGGACGAGATGGTCGGCGAAGCCCGCGTACAGCGCATCCGCGGCATCCATCGTCGCTCCGGTGAGACCGAGGTACTCGCCCAGCCGGCCGGGCGCGCGCCCGAGCAGCCACGACCCGCCCACGTCGGGGGTGAACCCGATGCGCGTCTCGGGCATCGCGAGCTGCGAACGTTCGGTGACGATGCGGATGCGCGCGTGTCCGGCCAGCCCGATCCCGCCGCCCATCGTCACCCCGTCGGCGATCGCGACGATCGGCTTCGGGTACGTCGCGATGCGGTGGTTGAGGGCGTACTCCTCGCGGAAGAAGGTGTGGACCTCGTCGACGCGTCCCTGGACGACGAAGTCGTAGAGCGCCCGCACGTCACCGCCGGCGCAGAACCCGCGCTCCCCCGCGCCGTCGAGCAGCACCAGGTCGACGTCGGTGTCGCGCTCCCAGCGGTCGAGGGCGGCCGAGAGCAGCCGGATCATGCCGAGGTCGAGCGCGTTGATCGCACGGGGACGGTTGAGGGTCAGGTGCCCCACTCCGCGCCAGGCTCGCGCGGAGACCGCGTCGTCGTCGGATCGCTGTGCGTTCACGCTGCCACGTTACACAGGGCGCGAGATGTGTTTTCGGCCTCGGATCGGGGAAGATGGGGAGAACGCCCGCCGAACGAGAGGTACTCGATGCCCCAAGGACAGGTGCTGGAATTCTCCGGGCTGACCAAGCGCTTCGGCGCGGTGTCGGCCGTCGACGGCCTGACCGCTCGCGTGGAGCCGGGCCTGGTGACGGGATTCCTCGGCCCCAACGGTGCGGGCAAGACCACGTCGCTGCGCATGCTGCTGGGCCTCGTGCGCCCGACGTCCGGATCCGCGACGATCGGCGGCCGCCGCTACGCCGACATCGACCGTCCGCCGCAGACCGTGGGCGCCGCTCTGGAGGCATCCAGCTTCCACCCGGGACGCTCGGCGGCGAACCATCTGAAGGCCTACGCCCGCGCGGCCCGGCTGCCCCTGTCGCGCGTCGACGAGGTGCTCGGGCTCGTGGGTCTGGCCGACGTCGCGGGACGCCGGGTCGGCGGTTACTCGCTCGGCATGCGCCAGCGTCTGGGTCTGGCGACGGCCCTGCTCGGCGACCCCGGCGTCCTCGTGCTCGACGAGCCGTCCAACGGTCTCGACCCCGAGGGCATCCGGTGGATGCGTTCGCTGCTCCGTCACCTCGCCGAAGAGGGGCGTACGGTGCTCATCTCGTCGCACCTGCTGGCCGAGGTGCAGCAGACGGTCGACGCGCTGCTGATCATCTCGCGCGGCACGCTCGTCTTCCAGGGCGGCACCGAAGACCTCGCCGACCCCGACGAGTACTCCACCGTCGTCGACTCCCCCGACCGCGAGGCACTGTCGCGGCTGCTCGAGGAACGCGGCATCCCGTTCCAGCTGCTCCGCAACGGCTTCACGATCCGGCACGTCGAACCGCTCGAGATCGGCACCCTCGCCGCCGGCGCCGGCATCGTGCTGTCGCACCTGCAGAGCAAGGGCGCGAGCCTGGAGGACATCTTCCTCGAGCTCGTCAGCGGCGTGCGGACGCACGCGAGCGCAGCGGGCCCGGTCGCCGCCGCGCCCGCGGAAGCGGAGACGGTGGATGCCGAGGCGCCCGCGCCCGAACCCGCACCGTCGACCGACCTCGTCCCCGTCCTCGCCGCCCCGCGGCGCGCCGCCGCTCCGGCGGAGCCCGACCCCGAGCCCCGCTCCTCGTACGCGGTCGCCTCGACGGGGGTCATCGACATCGTGCCGATCGACGACGCCCGCGCCGCAGACACGGAGGTGCCGCGATGAGCCTGGTGGCATCCACTCGCTCCGAGTACACGAAGCAGTTCAGCACCGCCGGATGGTGGGTGCTGGGCATCGTGCTCGTCGTCTACGTCGGCTTCACGGCGGGCGTGCTCGCACTGGCGTTCGGGGGCGTGGCCTCCGGCAAGCTGCCGGGCGCCTCCGGACCGGCGCTGCCCACGGACGGTCTCGCCGCCCTCGTCTACAGCTCCGCGAGCGCCGTGGGGTACGTCTTCCCGCTGCTGGCCGGGACGCTCATGGTCACGACCGAGTTCCGGCACAAGACCCTGACCCCGACGTTCCTGGCCACGCCCCGCCGCGGCGTGGTGCTCGTCGGGAAGTTCGCGATCGGCATCCTCGTGGGCCTCCTGTACGGCGTGCTCGGGTCGATCGCGGCGATCGGTGCGGGAGCCGGCGTCTTCGCGGCGTTCGGACTCGGCACCGAGCTCGGTTCGTCGGACACGTGGGTGCTCGTGGGCCGCATGCTGCTGGCGTTCGCCCTGTGGGCGGTCGTCGGGATCGGCGTGGGCACCGTGGTGCGCAACCAGGTCGCCGCGATCGTGATCGTGCTGGCGGTGACCCTGTTCGTCGAGCCGATCGTGCGCACGATCGCCGGTGTCGTCGACGGACTCGGCGAGGTCGCGCGGTGGTTCCCGAGCGCCGCGAGCGACGCGCTCGTCGGCAAGACGATCTTCGGCGCCGTGGGGGCCGGCGGTGCCGAGCCGCTGGAATGGTGGCTCGGCGGCCTCGTGCTGCTCGGCTACGCCGTGGTGCTGGTGCTCATCGGCCTCGCCACGACCTGGCGCCGCGACATCGACTGACGCGGGGCGGGCGGGGGCCTGGCGTCAGGACACGAGGTCGGCGACGTCCTCGGGCTCGGATGCCACCTCGAGGCGCAGCGCCTTGAGCAGGGCCACACCGTGCTTGGTCGTCAGGACCAGCCGCTCGAACTCGTCGTGGCCGCTGAGGTCGATCACGACGCTGGACTTGCGGCGACGGATGACGACGAAGTCGTTGCCGCCGGCCGACTTCCACGTGCCCGCGGCCACGACGACGGGGAGGTTCGTGCCCGGGTTCGGGACGCCGCGGAGCCACGTCCACGCGTCATCGGTCAACTGCACGCGGTCGATCGTCGCGCGCGGCACGACGATGTTGCGCTTGCGGAACGACAGCGCACGCTCGGTCGGCGAGAGCACGACCTCGAGCTGCGCCTGATCGAGCAGCAGGGTCACCATGGCATCCATCCTGCCAGCGGCGATGGATGCCGACCGCCCCGGCGCCTCACGAGAGCGCAACGATCCGGGGCGACGCAGCTCGGCCCGCGTGTCGGAGCGGAGGGATAGCCTGGAGCGATGAGTACGGGCAGCGCTGCGCCGCAGGCCGCACCGGCCCGGGGCGACTCGATCGACGACCTCCTCGCCCGCGTGCGCGACGGGCACCGGCCCGATGTCGACGAGACCGAGCGGCTGCTGCACGCCCCGCTCGGCGTGCTGTCCCGCGCGGCCGGCCTGCTCCGCGACGAGGGGCTGAAGCGCGCCGGTCGACCGCGGGTCATCACCTACTCGCGCAAGGTCTTCGTGCCGCTGACGACCCTCTGCCGCGACCGCTGCCACTACTGCATCTTCGTCGACACCCCGGGCCAGCTCGCGCTCCTCCGCAAGCCCGCGTACATGAGCCCCGAGCAGGTGCTCACGGTCGTCCGACAGGGGCAGGCGCTCGGCTGCAAGGAGGCGCTGCTGACCCTCGGCGACCGCCCCGAGGAGCGCTGGCCCGAGGCCCGCGCGTGGCTCGACGAGCACGGTTTCGCCTCCACGATCGACTACGTCGCGCACATCGCCCGCCTCATCACCGCCGAGACCGGCATGCTCGTGCACGCCAACCCCGGCGTGATGCACCCCGACGAGCTCGCCGCGCTGCGCCCGGTCTCCCCGTCGATGGGCATGATGCTCGAGACCACCTCGCGCCGCCTCTACGAAGAGCCCGGTCAGGTGCACTTCGGTTCGCCCGACAAAGACCCCGACCTGCGTCTGCGCGTCATCGACGACGCGGGGGCCGCCGGCATCCCGTTCACGACCGGCATCCTGGTCGGCATCGGCGAGACCGTCCGCGACCGCGCCGAGTCGCTCATCGCCCTGCGCGACCTCGACGACCGGCACGGCCACGTGCAAGAGGTGATCGTGCAGAACTTCCGCGCGAAGCCCCGCACCGCCATGCAGGGAGCCCCGGATGCCGACATGCACGAGTACCTCGCCACGGTCGCCGTCGCACGACTCGTGTTCGGGCCCGACATGCGCATCCAGGTTCCGCCGAACCTCTCCGATCCGCGCGAGCTCGGGCTGCTGATCGAGGCCGGGATCGATGACTGGGGCGGCGTCTCGCCGCTCACGGCCGACCACGTGAACCCCGAGCGTCCGTGGCCGCACATCGACGACCTCGCCGCGCAGACCGCCGCCCGCGGGTTCGCGCTCCGCGAGCGGCTCACCGCGCACCCCGAGTACGTGAGCGACGCGGCGACGTGGATCGACCCCGCGCTCCACGCCCCCGTGCGGGCGTTGGCGGATGCCACGGGCCTCGCGGCCGACGTGATTCCCGGGGTCGCGCGGCCGGCCACGGGAGGGGATTCGGCGACGGGAGGGCAGTCCGGTGCCGAGGCATCCTCCGCTCCCCGAATCCCCTCCGCTCCCAGCGGCGGCGCGGCTGCCCTCGCTCCCGACCCCGGCGTGCGCCGCCTCGCCGAGTCCGCCGCGGCCGACCCGCTCGCGCTCGACGACGCCGACTGGACGCGGCTGCTCCGCGCCACCGGCGCCGAGCTCGACGCCCTGACCACCGCGGCCGACGACGCGCGCCGCTACACCGTCGGCGAGCCGGTGACCCTCGTCCGCAACCGCAACCTCACCTCGAGCGGCTTCCGGCGCGCGGGCCGCGCGGGCGCCGGCGAGTTCGACCTCGCGGATGCCGAGGCGATCGCCGCGGAT encodes:
- a CDS encoding enoyl-CoA hydratase/isomerase family protein; this translates as MNAQRSDDDAVSARAWRGVGHLTLNRPRAINALDLGMIRLLSAALDRWERDTDVDLVLLDGAGERGFCAGGDVRALYDFVVQGRVDEVHTFFREEYALNHRIATYPKPIVAIADGVTMGGGIGLAGHARIRIVTERSQLAMPETRIGFTPDVGGSWLLGRAPGRLGEYLGLTGATMDAADALYAGFADHLVPVAHLSALHEALEYRADPSSPTELVLLFDESPERSNLETWRPWIDDAFSADDLDGILHRLRQRWEPEAHATADLLESSAPTAVSVTLEAVRRARALPSLHAALAQEYGLVMWFATTQPDLAEGIRAQLVDKDRSPSWSPAHRFELPPGRVAEAFAHQPEPALW
- a CDS encoding AraC family transcriptional regulator; this translates as MTGGPESQASSLFFTPRRPVSAKLKGREALEAMKWHSAITAEPATFRLTMDLVVFDSVAIVRTGITPSTAARTAEHVASLRVGSTFYFLVSGSITVVQAGHRYVMTPGAVAVVSGHLPFEVIVSSPSQIITVLLKRGALEGRGVPPPETDVRIFSPSSYVALVSVFVTAMTGDLPVPMTPRGVSTQQALLHLLTGLLLDNLDDPPQPDRREARVAHVLAFIEANYSNADLSTADVAVAVGVSVRHLQRILTEADTSVSLELRRARLRWASVYLLRRDRQKLPIEQIARLTGFGNVERLRRAFVHDLGTTPADFRIRGGDDRNPGLAR
- a CDS encoding LssY C-terminal domain-containing protein codes for the protein MGGRRRWSFGRLLDGFFFVFAGLAAVWLAYLSFTQTFTLGWAGIVMAIFFWGLLAYLVLPRLHRILTAVYVPDYFMGRTRTSDGLLGDPVNLAFQGERAQVEAVMAAAGWIPADPVGLGSSWRIVTSTLRRRSYPTAPVSPLFLFGRMQDLAYQQEVAGSPAQRHHVRLWRCPDGWLLPGGRRVDWLAAGTFDRAVGLSLFTLQVTHRIDADTDIERDHIVATVQNLPGVAVDVIRDFSTGYHARNGGGDSITTDGDLPILDVRGVPDATTAGARAEGRS
- a CDS encoding SPFH domain-containing protein, whose amino-acid sequence is MESDILGIAGLVVLIGVILAVLVIGFFIFRAWYQVPQADEAIVIVGKKQRGADGLTSNMTVITGGGAFVNKLTQRSDRISLRSRQIKMEPVAQTKNGVTIHLAGVALVKIGSLPDQVRAAAERFASQDQAIDVFTTEQLEGALRGVVAKLNVEEVMQDRQKLGDEIAEGIKGDLLAQGLVLDSFAIQGVTDRNGYIDALGAQEVERVKREAEVARIEAAREVKARQLATEEANLVEQTAFDKNTAASKSQIGRANAEAEQAENLARAEREQAVLVQRAENRQAELDADVKRVADAEKYRKQTEADAESYARQKKAETDRQVAQQESDAEAYAVQRQAEARQASAAAEAAAVRARAEAEAEALRAQSGAEAEALRAKAVAEAEAIRAKGEASAAAIKAEAEALRENQEAILGRELIGQLPALMAEFAKGYQNVGSVTLVGGDTAGTHIAREQAAGLAATFSSVKSATGVDLGAILQGQAFGRGVASVGDAANGHHAAEDGQPAPTR
- a CDS encoding ABC transporter permease, translating into MSLVASTRSEYTKQFSTAGWWVLGIVLVVYVGFTAGVLALAFGGVASGKLPGASGPALPTDGLAALVYSSASAVGYVFPLLAGTLMVTTEFRHKTLTPTFLATPRRGVVLVGKFAIGILVGLLYGVLGSIAAIGAGAGVFAAFGLGTELGSSDTWVLVGRMLLAFALWAVVGIGVGTVVRNQVAAIVIVLAVTLFVEPIVRTIAGVVDGLGEVARWFPSAASDALVGKTIFGAVGAGGAEPLEWWLGGLVLLGYAVVLVLIGLATTWRRDID
- the cofG gene encoding 7,8-didemethyl-8-hydroxy-5-deazariboflavin synthase CofG, whose amino-acid sequence is MSTGSAAPQAAPARGDSIDDLLARVRDGHRPDVDETERLLHAPLGVLSRAAGLLRDEGLKRAGRPRVITYSRKVFVPLTTLCRDRCHYCIFVDTPGQLALLRKPAYMSPEQVLTVVRQGQALGCKEALLTLGDRPEERWPEARAWLDEHGFASTIDYVAHIARLITAETGMLVHANPGVMHPDELAALRPVSPSMGMMLETTSRRLYEEPGQVHFGSPDKDPDLRLRVIDDAGAAGIPFTTGILVGIGETVRDRAESLIALRDLDDRHGHVQEVIVQNFRAKPRTAMQGAPDADMHEYLATVAVARLVFGPDMRIQVPPNLSDPRELGLLIEAGIDDWGGVSPLTADHVNPERPWPHIDDLAAQTAARGFALRERLTAHPEYVSDAATWIDPALHAPVRALADATGLAADVIPGVARPATGGDSATGGQSGAEASSAPRIPSAPSGGAAALAPDPGVRRLAESAAADPLALDDADWTRLLRATGAELDALTTAADDARRYTVGEPVTLVRNRNLTSSGFRRAGRAGAGEFDLADAEAIAADAADLGATEICIQGALPAEEDPSGYLDLVRAVKRGAPGIHVHAFRPLDVRDLADRGGLGLEGTLAALREAGVDTVPGTGVKVLSERVRALVAPGDLEIDRWVEGITAAHRAGFRSTSVLFYGHVETAAERIAHLRLLRGIQAETRGFAEFVPIPLPGGEVPLVPGRSAIDEHRAMVAVSRLLLSGAIPHVQIPWTRVGRESAAVLLRSGGDDLGGTLYDGRVLPDTGIEQGLELPVADAERLARSLMRPFRLRTTDYGVSPTARTAAGATA
- a CDS encoding ATP-binding cassette domain-containing protein, with protein sequence MPQGQVLEFSGLTKRFGAVSAVDGLTARVEPGLVTGFLGPNGAGKTTSLRMLLGLVRPTSGSATIGGRRYADIDRPPQTVGAALEASSFHPGRSAANHLKAYARAARLPLSRVDEVLGLVGLADVAGRRVGGYSLGMRQRLGLATALLGDPGVLVLDEPSNGLDPEGIRWMRSLLRHLAEEGRTVLISSHLLAEVQQTVDALLIISRGTLVFQGGTEDLADPDEYSTVVDSPDREALSRLLEERGIPFQLLRNGFTIRHVEPLEIGTLAAGAGIVLSHLQSKGASLEDIFLELVSGVRTHASAAGPVAAAPAEAETVDAEAPAPEPAPSTDLVPVLAAPRRAAAPAEPDPEPRSSYAVASTGVIDIVPIDDARAADTEVPR
- a CDS encoding DnaJ domain-containing protein, with translation MFDSPMSVSAYEVLRVDVDVDDEGLRRAYRVRLRETHPDTGGDAALFVQVQRAWELVGTPEARAAYDRGRGHASAEWGGGAAASAPPRPDTRPRARAYGQPGGWRRERYLSLIREWVGRGVDVGDPYDPALVRSAPPEIRHILADALAEEETARLVADLGMGYTVWHDVFADRDGVDPEQKIDHLVLGPSGLYAMLSEDFGGPVGVRRGEISGPNVIGSPVTQLVSRARVIARAAGVRFSGAMVVLPDDAILDAVTDLGKVRGTPVVLVQRSALTTLLRRGIPGAREVGGTELFDIRTRLQQRVRHV
- a CDS encoding DUF5302 domain-containing protein, yielding MSTDETPDATASDDMKRKFKEALAKKNGQQRSGQAHLDGHSAVQGTHGAVTKREFRRKSG